From the Candidatus Cloacimonadaceae bacterium genome, the window TCTTCCGTTGCCTTACTGTTATTATTACCGATATATGGTGATAAATAGAGCAAATCATTATCTGTTAGGCAAAATGAGATTTTCAACTCTGCTCCAGTACCAAGGGTGGGGATGGTTTTGAAAGGTAATTTTAATGGTGAAGGCACATAGCCGCGTGAACGCCTAACGAGGATGGTATCTATCGCGGATGGGAGGACAATCGAATCATCGCATCTGTTCAGGATTGGGCGGTTGTGCGTCAAAAAAAAATCACATAATCCGCATAGCTCTTCCTCATTTTTTGCTATCGGCTCATCATTAACATTGCCGGAAGTCATGACGAGGTAAATAAGGTTTGGCGATTCCACACTACTGAAAAGCTGGAGATGGTGTGGTGCATAAGGTAGAAAAACACCGAGATTACTATTATGAGGGGCGACAGAATCGACTATTGGATTTGTTTTTGCCTTCGGAAGAATAATTATCGGTGCTTGGGGAGACTTCAATAACCGTAGCATTGAAGCCGTGGATTCCACAATTAGGCTCAAGTAGTCACTATTACACATAACAGCAAAGGGTTTAGCCGGTCTGTTTTTACGTCTTCTCAGTTCCATAACAGCATCTTCATTAGTTGCATCACAGGCAATATGAAAGCCGCCAATCCCTTTTATCCCTACAATTTTCCCTTTTTTCAGTTCCTCCCGGCAGTTTATTATCGGGTCTCCGGGGATTTTTTGCAGCTTGCCATCCAAGAAACTCAGCTCTGGTCCACAGTCGGGACAGGCAATGGGTTGAGCATGAAATCTTCTGTTCGATGGGTCTCCGAATTCATTCCGGCAATAACTGCACATAATAAAATCTTTCATCGAAGTAAAGGGTCTGTCGTATGGTGTATGTTCGATTATTGAATATCTCGGTCCGCAATTGGTGCAATTGATAAAAGGATAGTTGTACCTTTTGTTCTCAGGGTTAGCATGTTCGCTAATACAGTCATGACACATTCGCAAATCGGGAGAGATAAAAGTTGAGCCGGCTTTTTTGCTGCTTTGCCGAATTTCAAAGTCTTTATAGCCAATATCAGGAAGGTTTTCAAGATCAAATCTATCAATTCTGGCAGCAATAGGATGATGTTTATTTATTGATTCTACAAATATTTCCAGATTCCTATGTGTGCCCTCGACTTCGATTTCCACACCTTCATTGGAATTCAAGACATACCCTTTCAGCTTAAGCTGATCGGCGAGGTTGTAAACAAACGGTCGAAAGCCTACTCCTTGCACAATCCCGTTAATCTTGATGCTAAACACTAATTTTTGTTTCTCGATCCAAATACGAAGCCACGATGATTTAGCTTACGCCATTTCATTGAGAAAAGTGAGGATTTGCTTCGCACGCTGTATCACTATCGGGGAAATCTCTTCCCCAAAACCGGTGAATTGAGGTTGAATTCCCAGTATGAATGTCTTCATCATAAAAAACTCCGAGATTCTGAGCAAAGAAATAGTGTGGGTATGAAGCGTATTATCCCGCGTTTCATCAACAGGAAACAGATTGAAAAAACCTGGCTCTCTATTAAAGTCCGTGCAATCCACCAGTACAAGAATGTCTGGTGATAAGGTGTTGATTTTCCCTACATATTTCTCGATACCGCTTTCCACGATTAAAACCTGTTTACGACCAACTTGCTTGATTTCTTCGCAGATATAGATACCAATGGCATCATCACTCTTTAACCGATTACCGATGCCCACAAATAAAATCAGTTTAGTTTGATCTAATAGAGGTAAAAAGATATTCTCCATACTGCTCCGCTTGGAAACCTATATTTAAAAATACCACTATCGCGCTTCTTTTAAGAAGATGTTTATGATGAAATATGGCTCTATTCAAGAGTTTTTACTTGTAATTGTCGGTTACAATTCGGGCAGAGCACACTAAATGAGTCTTTTCGTTTGAGTTCGTCTTTAATCTTTACCCCGGTATCTCTGGTACCAGACAACTTTAATCTTTCGTTCAATATGTTTAGATTCAAAATTGAAGAATAAGCCAGAGGACCCAGTTTCTCGTGAATAAACCTCATGTGGTCTTTTGTAGTAATAACAGCTTGACAGTTATCACAGATGAGCAGTTCTCTTTCTTGCTTTTCGACTACTTCCGTTCTATCTGTACACGCCAAATCATATAATTCATCAGAGAGCTTTACCCCTTTTCCGGTAATGCAATGTTCCTCGCACTGACCACAAAAAATGCACTGTCCATAATCACGGGTTATTGTGCGGATACCGGTTTCCGTGTCATCAACATAAACGATTGCATTGGGAGGACATACATTCGCACAAGTTTCACAACCAACACAGTGATCTTCATCTACTACCGGTTTTCCCCGATAACCGGCAAATGGCTTGAAATCACCTCCTGGAAATTGTGTTGTATAAGGCTTGGAAAATAAGGAGATGATAGCTTCTTTTAGCTCGCGCAACTTCGGATATTTCATTTATCGGCTTCCTTGTAATCGTCAATAACTGTTTTATCTGTCAGTTTTAAACCAAACTTATATGATCCTCTGATCAGTGCATGCGCTCCCACGGTAGAAGCAAAAAACAGCAATGGAATGGCAATCAGGGCTTTAATCCCGACTCCGGTAAACCCATAATGCAGAAATAGAGCCAGCAAAATACTGCAAGTACCTAAGGTCACACATTTGGTTGCTGACTGAAGGCGATTATAAATATCGGGGAGCCGGAGCAAACCTATGCATCCGAACAAATCGAAAGTAATCCCAACGATTAAGAGAACAATACTTATGCTATTCATCTAACTTCTTCCTTGTTAAGTACTTTGCCAGGGCAATAGTGCCGATGAAACTAAGAATTATCCAGGCAATCGCAACATCAATCAGGAATAATCTCCCCGTTTTAATAACCAGAAGTGCACAGATTCCGACCACTAAAATACCGAAAATATCGATAGCCACCATCCTATCCGCCATTGTCGGTCCGTACAGAACCCGTATAAAACAGAGGAAGTTCAAACCCATCAGGATATATAATAATACTTCAATCATTATTCAAATACTTCCTTTAATATCTTTTCAAAACGTCCGATGATCTTTCTCGTATAAACAGCCGGGTCTTGGCTGCTTACATAAATCCAGTGTACATAGAAATCATCATCTATAACATCAACCGTGATC encodes:
- the hypF gene encoding carbamoyltransferase HypF, whose translation is MFSIKINGIVQGVGFRPFVYNLADQLKLKGYVLNSNEGVEIEVEGTHRNLEIFVESINKHHPIAARIDRFDLENLPDIGYKDFEIRQSSKKAGSTFISPDLRMCHDCISEHANPENKRYNYPFINCTNCGPRYSIIEHTPYDRPFTSMKDFIMCSYCRNEFGDPSNRRFHAQPIACPDCGPELSFLDGKLQKIPGDPIINCREELKKGKIVGIKGIGGFHIACDATNEDAVMELRRRKNRPAKPFAVMCNSDYLSLIVESTASMLRLLKSPQAPIIILPKAKTNPIVDSVAPHNSNLGVFLPYAPHHLQLFSSVESPNLIYLVMTSGNVNDEPIAKNEEELCGLCDFFLTHNRPILNRCDDSIVLPSAIDTILVRRSRGYVPSPLKLPFKTIPTLGTGAELKISFCLTDNDLLYLSPYIGNNNSKATEDFFTETLHKYQDWFRVKPELVGCDLHPDYLTTRFAQGINLPLIKIQHHHAHIAAVMAENKLDEPVIGISYDGTGYGDDGAIWGGEVFTADYSGYERRYHLNYLPLPGGDSAVVHPVRIAYAYLESNGIDCEFLKGISPLERKVIKQQIDNNFNLHQTSSMGRLFDCVSAMLGLVSQITFEAQSALTLEQLCNKSSISDVHPYPYQLVDQEINIISLIKAVRQDIVNGASINLVALKFHKTIIEFTLSAVLEVNRETALDKVVLSGGVMQNMVLFEGLVNRLRKKNFAVYYSSMLPANDGAIAVGQALIANRSIK
- a CDS encoding hydrogenase maturation protease is translated as MENIFLPLLDQTKLILFVGIGNRLKSDDAIGIYICEEIKQVGRKQVLIVESGIEKYVGKINTLSPDILVLVDCTDFNREPGFFNLFPVDETRDNTLHTHTISLLRISEFFMMKTFILGIQPQFTGFGEEISPIVIQRAKQILTFLNEMA
- a CDS encoding 4Fe-4S binding protein, with the protein product MKYPKLRELKEAIISLFSKPYTTQFPGGDFKPFAGYRGKPVVDEDHCVGCETCANVCPPNAIVYVDDTETGIRTITRDYGQCIFCGQCEEHCITGKGVKLSDELYDLACTDRTEVVEKQERELLICDNCQAVITTKDHMRFIHEKLGPLAYSSILNLNILNERLKLSGTRDTGVKIKDELKRKDSFSVLCPNCNRQLQVKTLE
- the mnhG gene encoding monovalent cation/H(+) antiporter subunit G, which translates into the protein MNSISIVLLIVGITFDLFGCIGLLRLPDIYNRLQSATKCVTLGTCSILLALFLHYGFTGVGIKALIAIPLLFFASTVGAHALIRGSYKFGLKLTDKTVIDDYKEADK
- a CDS encoding monovalent cation/H+ antiporter complex subunit F produces the protein MIEVLLYILMGLNFLCFIRVLYGPTMADRMVAIDIFGILVVGICALLVIKTGRLFLIDVAIAWIILSFIGTIALAKYLTRKKLDE